A region of the Legionella adelaidensis genome:
TTAATTGTACATGGAATTGATGATCCGCTACCGCTTTACGCAATTGAGATTGTAGAGCCCTCTCTAAAGGAATAACCTTTGTAACCTGCCCTTCCGCAAGAAACGAACTACTCCTTACTATGTGAGAAGATGGATTTAATCCCACAAGTATTATGTTATACATATGGGGCTCTATTTGCCTGACTAAATGATGAAAAAAAGAAAAATGAATTAACAGCTGTTTTCTAGTAAACGGAGGAAGTTCGCAAAGACGTAAACTTTTATATTTATCTTTTCTTAAGATGGCAAAGAAATTCTTTACTGCTATTTCTGACACTCTGAATAATGCTAAGGCTCTATTATGTTCTGATATCCGTTGATACGAATTTTGCAAGCGAAGTTGTAGGAATCGATCATCTTCAAGTGTTAAAAGCTCCCTTCCTTTCGCATTAAAATCAATGATTTTTTGTAAATGTTGAATACACAGATCATACAAACGACTTATTTTTTCCATGGTGGGTTTAGAGAGAGTTCCAGGAACTAACATGAACTCCACTTCTATTTTTTCAATAACTTCAAATAACTCGGGTAAGACCTTATATTTTAGTAAAGCTAATTTTTCGCGTAAAATATCTTGGGTAGAATCAGTTACATGCCCAATTTCTTTGAAAATACTCATGGTCAATATAATGGTATGACGGACCACAAATATATAATTGATGATTTTAATTGAAACTACAAAACGATTTGCTTTCAGATTTTCTAGAGAATGTAAGAGCTGCGAAGCATCCGCTTGGAGCCCTTCTAATTTTTTTTTGTCTATACTAGGCCCATGCTTGACAATACTTTCTGAGAGTTGCGCCACATATAGATTTAACCTATCCAGGTAATGGGGAATTCGCGCAGTAAATTGAGTAATAAATTCATAATCTACTTCCCCGGAATTTGCTTGCATTTGATCTAGCATAACTCCAACGGCAAGACCCGTATTTTTTACTATCCCTTCTATTTGTTCTTGTTTGGGAAGAGTGGCTCTCTGCTGGTATTGAACCGCAAGAGAAAATAATTGAGCTAAAATTGGCCTTAAAGTAGCTATTTCATTTGCAAAAATTTCTGGGAGGCTTACATCAAAATGCATTAACGGGAAAAGCGCTAAATAGACGTGGTGAAGGGTTTTACTATATAGCATCCGTAAATCAAGAATAGCCTGAATGGGCTTTAAAAGCCTAAAGTCTGTTTTTTCTACATCCAGAAGGGCTTGTTCCAGGTGATAAAGCGCATTAATACCTTTTTTTATTTGTGAAACAGGCGCCGGTTCTTCTTCAAAGTCTCTAAAAGGAACCTCGTCTTCATTAAGAGTTACCATAAAAGAACGCATTTCGGCACTGAAAAGAGGAGAGGTGAGTTTTTTAAGCAAATCTTCGCGAAGTTTTCTAATAACCACGGACAGATGCTTTCCTTTTAACTCTTCTAGTAACTCTAAATATTTCATCCAGACAACCTAAATAACTTTGAAAAAGATGAGGTCCCACACGCCGTGACCTAATTGCTCCCCTCTTTTTTCAAACTTAGTCAATGGTCTGGTCGGGGGCTTCGGAGTAAATCCGCCTTCAATTTGCTGATTTTTCAACTGCTCTTCTTTTTCCAAGACATCAAGCATATGATGGGCATATTCCTCCCAGTCAGTAGCACAATGAATAAAGCCACCGGGTTTAATTTTTTTTACTAATGTCTTAATAAAGTCCCGCTGTACCAAACGACGTTTATGATGGCGTTTCTTAGGCCAGGGATCAGGGAAAAAAATTTGTATACCTTGTAAAGAATTATCTGGTAAATATTTTTTAAAGACCTCAACCGCATCAAAGGAAGCAATCCGAATATTATGAAGACCTGCTTCGTGAATACCGGCGACTAGTGCGCCTATCCCGGCTTGATGTACTTCAATTCCAATAAAATTAAGGGCGGGATTTTCTTTAGCCATCCTTAATAAGGAATCGCCCATTCCAAATCCAATTTCAACAACGACTTCCCCTTTCATTGTAAAATGGTTATTTAAATCCCATAGTTCCTCGGTTTGGGGCAAACTATATAAGGGTAACCAATTATCGAGAGCATGCTGTTGACGGTTACTGACTCGGCCAGCTCTTAAAACATAACTTTTAATAGTTCTTGGATGCATGAATATTGGACTAAAATAGCGAATTATACTCTCTTTCTTATTGTAAACAAAATACACGGATACAAGAGAATAAGATGCACAGAGGACTAGTTTGCAAATTTTCACAAAATACCAATATTACTTGCATCTTTATCCAATTTTTGCTATAAAACGCCACCTAGAAATTATATTGAATATGCCGACGTTGCGTCAGGCAGTGGAGTAATAAAACATGTCCAGAGTATGCCAGGTTACTGGTAAGCGACCAACCACTGGAAATAATGTGTCGCATGCCAACAATAAAACTAGAAGACGTTTTTTACCGAATATTAAAACGCGCCGATTTTGGGTAGCAGAAGAAAATCGCTTTGTTACATTGAAGGTAAGCACTAAAGGTATTCGCATCATTGATAAGCTTGGAATAAAAGCTGTTATTGATCAATTACGCTCCAAAGGCGAAAAAATTTAATTTAAAGAGGATAAACCGTGGCAGCAATTACCGTCAAAGTAAAAATGGAATCCACTGCGGGTACCGGATACTATAAAACAACCACTAAAAATCCGCGTAATCACCCTGAAAAGATGGAATTAAAAATGTACGACCCTAAAGTACGTAAACATGTGGTTTTTAAAGAGAAAAAAGTTAAATAATTTTAAGGCCTCTTAAGAGGCCTTTTTTATTTCTATCTTTCTGCAAATTATCTTATTCCTTCTAATTTTTTCCCGCGAATACTCAGTATAAAAATGACATCTTGGGTCTTCAAGATAAAACATTTGTATTGCACTAATGTAAAATTTGTTAAGCCTTAGCTAGCAACCGTCAAATAATATAGCTCGATATTAAACACACTGGATAATATTTATATATGGATTACACTGATAATAATAGGGGTATTTTCTAGAGGATTGCATGAAACCTTCTTTACAATTGAATTTAACACATCAATTAACCCTTACCCCTCAATTGCAGCAAGCTATTCGATTATTACAATTATCCACCCTTGATTTACGCCAGGAAATCCAACAACGCCTTGAAACGAACCCTTTATTAGAGGCAAATCCAGTTGAAGAAAAAGAAGAAACCTTTGCTACACAAGAAAAAATAGAAGAGTTTAATGATTTCCAATGGTCTCACCTCTATTCTCCAAGTAATGTGGGTGGTTTTAATGAAAATGATTACATCTTTGAAACTTTACACTGTACAACAGCTAATTTACGTGAACATCTACTATGGCAGCTTACTTTAACGCCCGCTAGTGAAACAGATAAACAAATAGGACAGGCCCTAATAGATGCCATAAATGATAATGGCTTTTTAACCCTGGAAATAGAAGAATTATTCCTCAGTTTAAAAAGACAATTACCCACGCTTGATAAAGAAGAAATTTTGGCAGTGCAGCATTTAATTCAAAATTTTGACCCCATTGGGTGTGGATGTAGCACTTTGGTAGAAACTTTATTAGTGCAATTAAATCAATTAAATCAAAATACCCCTTATATTTCCCTTATCGAGGATATAATTAAAAATAATATTGAACTATTAGCCGCCCATAACTATAAGCCCCTCCTTAAAGCGTATGGGATTAGTACTGAAGCGTTAGCACAGATAAAAACCACGATTCGGCAGTTAAATCCCAAACCAGGTAATGCGATTGCATCACAAGCCATTGAATATGCAATACCTGATCTTACAGTTAAAAAAATAAATGGCGATTGGACTGTATTTCTAAATAATTCAGTGCTTCCCCAGCTGAGTATTAATGATTATTATGTGTCATTAATGAACAAAGCGGAAAATAATTCGGATCTTCAGTTTCTTAAAAACAATTTACAAGAAGCACGTTGGTTCTTGAGAAGCATAAAGAGCCGACAAGAAACTTTATTGAAAGTCGCAAGTTATATTGTTGCCTACCAAAAAGAATTTTTTGATAAAGGCGCTGTCGCTATGAGACCTTTAATTTTAAACGAAGTGGCCTCTGCTTTATCCATGCATGAATCAACTATTTCGAGAGTTACTACGCAAAAATTTATTCATACCCCTCGCGGCTTATTTGAATTAAAATATTTTTTCTCAAGCCATGTTTCTAATCAACGGGGCGAAGAATGCTCCTCAATAGCCATTCAAGCTTTGATAAAAAAATTAATTGAAGCGGAAAATCCTAATGCGCCATTGAGTGATCATAAAATTATGCAAAAAATTGCTGTACAGGGTATTCAAATTGCGCGTCGAACAGTGACAAAATATAGGGAAGCAATGGGTATTGCTTCTTCTAGCGAGAGGAAGCGATTTAGAAGGTAAGTTTTAAAAAAAATGAGGAGAGCGTTTATGGAAATAACTTTCACAGGGCACAAGATGGAGGTTACCCCTGCATTAAGATCCTTTACACAGGAAAAATTTGATAAATTAGAAAGGCATTTTGATAAAATAACAGCTATTAACGTAGTTTTTGATGTAGAAAAAATGCGTCAAATTGCTGAAGCCACTGTTTTAATTGCCAAAGGTGAATTGCACGCTAGCTCCGAAGCTGAAGATATGTATACGGCCATTGACGAATTAGTGGATAAACTGGATCGCCAATTAATTAAACACAAAGAAAAATTGCGTAACCACCATCGCGAATAATTTGAGTACTCCTGAGTAAATATTATAGTCTAATGTCTCAGGAGTCTTTTTTTTCCTTATAAAATTTTAAAAATGATAAAAATCACAGTTCCAATTATCAACAGACTCGGCCTTCACGCCCGAGCTTCAGCCAAATTCGTCTCTCTAGCGGGAAGGTTTCAAAGCGCCATTGAAGTGACTAAAGAAAGTCAAACTGTAAATGGTAAAAGCATCATGGGAGTTATGCTACTAGCTGCCCATAAAGGCTCTGAACTCACCTTGGAAATAGAGGGACCGGACGAGGAAGAAATGGCCGAAGCTTTAGTGAAGCTAATAAATAATCGCTTTGATGAAAAAGAATAATCGAACGAATTGCAGGATGGGCTCCCCACAACTCTTCTAGCATCTATTTGGCGACCTGCCGGCCTGAGGGAGCGGAAACTTGATCTTTCGCGTGAAACCGTTAAAGGGGAAATTTTAGATTATCGTATCTCAAATTTCTATTTACTTACGATCCGCACCAAACCCAAACTTTCCGCTTATTTACGTGCACGGCTCGGTAATCACTTATCCTCTTCGTTCCCTATATTTCTCTCTCTGCGTTTGTAAGATAATACCGCGTAAAAAGGACCAGAAAGGGCATACCCTAAGAAACCAAAAAATAAAACAAACGAAGGGGCTGCAGCAATGGCTACAAATAAAACAATAATAATTAATATATATAGAAATGGGACTTTACCCTTAAAGTCTATTTCCTTAAAGCTATAATAGCGTAAATTACTAATCATTAATACGGCGATTACTAGCGCCAAAACAGCAGTAGTCAGGGAAATAATATAATAATTATTCCATGTATTTTGCTCACAAAACCATACAAAAGAGGACACAATAGCAGCGCCGGCAGGACAAGCCAGCCCTTGGAAATATTTTTTATCGACTATATCAATCTGCACATTAAATCGCGCTAAACGAAGGGCCACTGCCGCCGTGTACATAAAAGCCACCAACCAACCAATTTTCCCCAGCTGATCCAAACTCCAGCTATAAAGTAAAAGCGAAGGCGCTACCCCAAAAGTAACCATATCAGACAAACTATCGTATTCGGCCCCAAAAGCTGTTTGTGTATTGGTTAATCTGGCAATACGACCATCTAAACCGTCTGCCACCATGCCGATAAAAATGGCAATAACAGCCGGTTCGAATAGTCCTTTGGCCGAAGCCACCATTGAATAAAACGCAGCAAACAAACTCGCCGTAGTTAGTAAATTAGGTAACAAATAAATACCAGAATGACTTTCCTTCTGCTTCAACATGCAACTCTCTTAAAATAATTTGCTGAATCCTACCATAATCAGAATAAATTTTGCCATTCCTTAGTCTAGACCTTAAATTTCAATTATACTAATGTAGGTTGGTGCCGAAGGCCCAACAATACAATCTCTAAAAAATGTTGGGCCTTCGGCACCAACCTACATGCTATACTGTATGAACTATGCCTAAATCTAAAGATAAAAAAGTAATTACTATTGAAGGAGTCACTCCCCAAGGAAAACATTTCCGTCCCAGTGATTGGGCTGAGCGCATGAGCGGAACAATGGCTACTTTTAAAAACAGCCGTATTCATTACTCTCCTTTATTACAACCCAGCGTTAACCATGAAGGGTATAAATGTGTTCTCTTGGACCCCAAATTAAAAGAATCGAGCCCTCAGGTTTATAATGCGATATTAGAATTTGCTAAAACCAATAATTTAAAAATTTGCGGTGAGGAAGATTCGGAATAAGTTCTGTTCTTTTGCTTCCCCATACCTACCATGCATTGTAGCCTGGTTGCTTGCCAACCAGGGTTACCTGTTGAATTACAGAGAATGTTTTAAAAGAAATTAGCTTTTTAAGGTAAAATATACCTCATACTGAGAATCTGCATTTTGTATTACAAATTTTTGGACATTATCACTTTGCGTCTCATTTTTTTTCTGATTTGGAACACTCCAGGTAGATTTTAAAGTTCCATTTTCATTTTTAATATTTAAGCGCACACTGCCAATTAAATCATCTGGATTCAAAACAAAATCATCACTATCAACCAGCGATATAATTAAAGTAACTGCTTCTCCCGGTTTTAAAGAGGCACTCCAAATAGGTACTTGCTTTATTTTATCGAGAATAGCTGAAGGCCAATGATTAGGTTTTTGTGGTACCCGTACCAGGCTTATTTGTTGGTTTGGTTGATAAACATTAATATCAAAATAGAGCTCGTCTCCTTGTTTTTCACTGCTCTTTAGCACTTTTACCTGATCTAGAATGAGACTTGTAGACAGCGCTTCGCCCTGTGCCAGTGTCATAAAAGGTAGTAAAAAAAATAGTATCCCTAATCCATGTTTACCTTTCATTATATTACTCCTATGCGTTTTTTAGGTGGTGGTATTTGAAGAAAAACTTAAATCCATTAAATAATTTATTGCAGCATTTAAGGAAGAAATGGTCCCTTCAAAATTCACAGCTAAAATTCCAGCTACCAAGAACGCCAAACCCTTTGGTCCTTCTTGAACCCCAGGCTCGCTGGCATGGACTAATAAAACACAGCCACGCACGAACCAGATAAGCCCTGCCGTTTGAATTAACATTCTAACTGCGCCATAAACATTATAGGGGTTATATTGAATATATTGTAAAGGATTGCTTTGCCCAAAAGAACTATAAGAGAAAAGGGTAATTGCTGAGGGTAAGAATAAAAGCGCAGAGCCTCCGAGAAGATAAGCTAGAGGGATAAACATTTTATTATCTTGTCCCCCTCCTTTCGCAGCTACTTTTTTAAATTTAAAGAGCGCTAACATAAAAAAAAGTATGCCTAATAAATAGGCAAGCCCAGCTATTAGCGAATCAATAGGAAGTAATGATTGACTTATATTGCCCAGAATTCGCACAAAATCTGAATTATTCATATGTTAAAGTATATACTCATTTTATTGGGCAAGTAGTTACATTTCATCGTCTACAGGTAGCAATACTACTTGCATTGTTTAAATTTTTCCCTAATATTAGGAAGTTTTTTTAAAAGTGTAATGATTATGCAGGTTAAACCTTTCCCGGTTATTTTAAAAGAAGCCTATATGCTTTCGCCAAAGGTAAAGCATTTTGTTTTCGAAAGCTCCTTAAACCCGGTTTTTGATTATCTCCCCGGTCAATTTATAACAATTCATTTTGAAAAAGAAGGCAAAATTTTACGCCGTAGTTATAGTATTGCGAATGTTCCACAACAAAACAATCTTATAGAATTTGCTGCAGGTTATGTAGAAGGCGGCCCGGGTACACAACTCCTTTTTAATTTGAAACCAGGTGATGCAATAAATATTACCGGCCCTTTTGGTAGGCTTATTCTAAAAGATAACGCCCCCAAACGTTATCTTTTGGTAGCCACTAGTACCGGCGTCACCCCTTATAGAGCCATGCTTTCCTCGTTAAAAGAACATTTACTGAAAAATCCCGATAGTAAAGTAGTTATTTTACAAGGGGTGCAAAAAAGTGAAGATGTCCTTTATAAAAATGAATTTAGCGCCTTTGCCAAAGAATTCTCGACTCAGGTAGTATTTCGTGCCCATTTAAGTCGTGAACCGAAAGAAAATTTAAAAGAATTTGAATTTAGTGGATATGTTCAAACTGCATTTCCAGAGCTTCAATTAAACCCTGCGGAAGATCTTATTTATTTATGTGGAAATCCGAGTATGATCGACGAAGCTTTTGCCTACTTAAAAGAACAAAATTTTGAAATGCCACAAATTATCCGTGAGAAATATATATCCCGTTAGAATAGGAGAAAAGAATGAACTATGAAGAGTTATCAGCCACCATTGATCACCTTTTACAAGAAGGTAAAGGAATTTTAGCAGCGGATGAGAGTACCAATACTATTGGAAAACGTTTTGCCTCTATTAATCTCGAAAATAATGAAGAAAATAGAAAAAACTATCGTTTACTGCTAGCTAACACCAAGGATTTAGAAAAATACATCAATGGAGTTATCTTATTTGAAGAAACCTTTCAAAACAAAGATAAGTCAGGAACTCCCATCGCTGAAATCTTTACTCGCAAAGGAATATTACCTGGCATTAAGGTAGACAAAGGACTCGTTTCCCTCCCTAATACTGAAGATGAGAAAGTAACCCAGGGTCTGGATGGCCTATATGAGCGTTTAGTTCATTATAAAGAGCAAGGAGCAAAATTTGCCAAGTGGCGTAATGTTTACTCTATTTCAGACTTTACTCCGAGCCTCACCGCGATGAAAGCAGGTGCTGAAATGTTGGCACGCTATGCCACCACGTGCCAATCAGTCGGTATTGTTCCAATTGTTGAGCCTGAAGTTTTAATCGATGGTGATCACAGTATTGAGCATTGCGCAGAAGCAACCGAGATGGTTTTACACGAGCTTTTTAACGCTCTTTACGTACATCAAGTAGATCTTGAATTAATTGTTTTGAAGCCCAGCATGGTAACTTGCGGTAAGAATTACAAACCATTCAGTTCACCAGAAGAAATTGCTGAATTCACTATTAGCGTTTTTCGTAATCATGTACCTGCTTCTGTTCCTACTATTAACTTCTTGTCAGGCGGGCAAACCCCTCAACAAGCAGCTGAGAATTTAAATGCGATTAATTGCTTAGGATACCAACCCTGGAATTTGAGCTTCTCTTATGGACGAGCATTACAAGAAGAATGCCTACAAATTTGGAAAGGCCAGGAAAGTAATGCTGAAAGAGCACAAGCAGTATTACTAAACCGGGCTAGATTAAATAGCCTTGCTTGCTTAGGTGAATATAATCCAGATATGGAATAAAAAAAGGCGGCTTGGCCGCCTTCTTTTTAAATTAAAGAAAAACGCGCAAATAAAGGCACATGATCCGACAAAGTCCTCCAGGGTTTCCCCTGCAGACATTGCACTTCGCTTACTTCCATCCCTCTAAAATAAACCCGGTCAACGCACAAAGCAGGACGAAGCGCAGGAAAAGATTTGGCATGTTGTCCCTCAACCGAAAAAAAAGCTTCTTGAATTCCTAGTTCATGTTCTAATGGTTTAGATAAAAGCATGCGCCAATCGTTAAAGTCACCGGCCATTAAAAGTGGTTCATGCTCGGGCACTGCTTCACTGAGCCGGTTCATTAATGTTTTGCACTGCTCTTTTCTTTCTGCTTTGAATAATCCTAAATGTACACACAATAAATGAATTTTGGTTTGTCCATCATCCAGGAGCAACTGCGTATGCAAGATTCCACGGGAAGCACGGTGCATTGTGGATAAATTAATATTTTCGAACCTTTCAAAAGGATATTTACTGAGAATCGCATTACCGTGGTGACCTGACTGGTAGACTGCATTTTTTGCATAAACATAATGCGGCCAAATATTCTCTGCAATGTATTCAAATTGCGGAGAATTAGGCCACGCATCAATTCTTTTTTCGCGTTTTCTATGTTCGCCCTGGACTTCCTGCAAAAAAACAAAATCAGGATTTAAATGAGCAATAGCATCACGCATCTCAGGAAGTAGAAAACGTACTTTACCTACACCGAAACCTTTATGAATATTATAGGTAATGAGAGAAACCGCCCGATTGGTTGAAACCATTTATCGTCCTATCATCAATTCATCCTATACTAGC
Encoded here:
- a CDS encoding DUF3579 domain-containing protein, encoding MPKSKDKKVITIEGVTPQGKHFRPSDWAERMSGTMATFKNSRIHYSPLLQPSVNHEGYKCVLLDPKLKESSPQVYNAILEFAKTNNLKICGEEDSE
- the trmB gene encoding tRNA (guanosine(46)-N7)-methyltransferase TrmB, translating into MHPRTIKSYVLRAGRVSNRQQHALDNWLPLYSLPQTEELWDLNNHFTMKGEVVVEIGFGMGDSLLRMAKENPALNFIGIEVHQAGIGALVAGIHEAGLHNIRIASFDAVEVFKKYLPDNSLQGIQIFFPDPWPKKRHHKRRLVQRDFIKTLVKKIKPGGFIHCATDWEEYAHHMLDVLEKEEQLKNQQIEGGFTPKPPTRPLTKFEKRGEQLGHGVWDLIFFKVI
- a CDS encoding HPr family phosphocarrier protein, with product MIKITVPIINRLGLHARASAKFVSLAGRFQSAIEVTKESQTVNGKSIMGVMLLAAHKGSELTLEIEGPDEEEMAEALVKLINNRFDEKE
- the rpmB gene encoding 50S ribosomal protein L28; translation: MSRVCQVTGKRPTTGNNVSHANNKTRRRFLPNIKTRRFWVAEENRFVTLKVSTKGIRIIDKLGIKAVIDQLRSKGEKI
- a CDS encoding endonuclease/exonuclease/phosphatase family protein is translated as MVSTNRAVSLITYNIHKGFGVGKVRFLLPEMRDAIAHLNPDFVFLQEVQGEHRKREKRIDAWPNSPQFEYIAENIWPHYVYAKNAVYQSGHHGNAILSKYPFERFENINLSTMHRASRGILHTQLLLDDGQTKIHLLCVHLGLFKAERKEQCKTLMNRLSEAVPEHEPLLMAGDFNDWRMLLSKPLEHELGIQEAFFSVEGQHAKSFPALRPALCVDRVYFRGMEVSEVQCLQGKPWRTLSDHVPLFARFSLI
- a CDS encoding RNA polymerase factor sigma-54, producing the protein MKPSLQLNLTHQLTLTPQLQQAIRLLQLSTLDLRQEIQQRLETNPLLEANPVEEKEETFATQEKIEEFNDFQWSHLYSPSNVGGFNENDYIFETLHCTTANLREHLLWQLTLTPASETDKQIGQALIDAINDNGFLTLEIEELFLSLKRQLPTLDKEEILAVQHLIQNFDPIGCGCSTLVETLLVQLNQLNQNTPYISLIEDIIKNNIELLAAHNYKPLLKAYGISTEALAQIKTTIRQLNPKPGNAIASQAIEYAIPDLTVKKINGDWTVFLNNSVLPQLSINDYYVSLMNKAENNSDLQFLKNNLQEARWFLRSIKSRQETLLKVASYIVAYQKEFFDKGAVAMRPLILNEVASALSMHESTISRVTTQKFIHTPRGLFELKYFFSSHVSNQRGEECSSIAIQALIKKLIEAENPNAPLSDHKIMQKIAVQGIQIARRTVTKYREAMGIASSSERKRFRR
- the pssA gene encoding CDP-diacylglycerol--serine O-phosphatidyltransferase, with amino-acid sequence MLKQKESHSGIYLLPNLLTTASLFAAFYSMVASAKGLFEPAVIAIFIGMVADGLDGRIARLTNTQTAFGAEYDSLSDMVTFGVAPSLLLYSWSLDQLGKIGWLVAFMYTAAVALRLARFNVQIDIVDKKYFQGLACPAGAAIVSSFVWFCEQNTWNNYYIISLTTAVLALVIAVLMISNLRYYSFKEIDFKGKVPFLYILIIIVLFVAIAAAPSFVLFFGFLGYALSGPFYAVLSYKRRERNIGNEEDK
- the rpmG gene encoding 50S ribosomal protein L33, producing the protein MESTAGTGYYKTTTKNPRNHPEKMELKMYDPKVRKHVVFKEKKVK
- a CDS encoding ferredoxin--NADP reductase: MQVKPFPVILKEAYMLSPKVKHFVFESSLNPVFDYLPGQFITIHFEKEGKILRRSYSIANVPQQNNLIEFAAGYVEGGPGTQLLFNLKPGDAINITGPFGRLILKDNAPKRYLLVATSTGVTPYRAMLSSLKEHLLKNPDSKVVILQGVQKSEDVLYKNEFSAFAKEFSTQVVFRAHLSREPKENLKEFEFSGYVQTAFPELQLNPAEDLIYLCGNPSMIDEAFAYLKEQNFEMPQIIREKYISR
- a CDS encoding class I fructose-bisphosphate aldolase — protein: MNYEELSATIDHLLQEGKGILAADESTNTIGKRFASINLENNEENRKNYRLLLANTKDLEKYINGVILFEETFQNKDKSGTPIAEIFTRKGILPGIKVDKGLVSLPNTEDEKVTQGLDGLYERLVHYKEQGAKFAKWRNVYSISDFTPSLTAMKAGAEMLARYATTCQSVGIVPIVEPEVLIDGDHSIEHCAEATEMVLHELFNALYVHQVDLELIVLKPSMVTCGKNYKPFSSPEEIAEFTISVFRNHVPASVPTINFLSGGQTPQQAAENLNAINCLGYQPWNLSFSYGRALQEECLQIWKGQESNAERAQAVLLNRARLNSLACLGEYNPDME
- the hpf gene encoding ribosome hibernation-promoting factor, HPF/YfiA family; the encoded protein is MEITFTGHKMEVTPALRSFTQEKFDKLERHFDKITAINVVFDVEKMRQIAEATVLIAKGELHASSEAEDMYTAIDELVDKLDRQLIKHKEKLRNHHRE